Proteins found in one Aethina tumida isolate Nest 87 chromosome 1, icAetTumi1.1, whole genome shotgun sequence genomic segment:
- the LOC109594560 gene encoding uncharacterized protein LOC109594560 isoform X1: MIFSSQINENAMRNYKRKTDKGQTSPEVMLRAIKEVKFNKKSIRSIARKYQVSHRTLSRYCLKFTKEQLTEDSVTSFKMGYSKKQVFSDEMELIFVDYLKSASDIFHGISIKKIRRLANEYAVYIKAVRPESWKTSEIAGPDWWGTFTKRHPGLIAVLNRDARNEVKCTRYYDNLNKHIEDNKLKPGKIWTLDETGIPSKQGNDDQKLQLVTMALAVSALGEFTKPCLFVPNEHILELYVNNGPSDCIVHVNPNGWMEEQHFYEFLKRLVKKTECSPNSKVLLLIENHEYYISLRMLEFIKSNGIILLTFPSFNNFQPLDRIIFGPFLKKFNSLHCLLAESKNKDVEGCDLACIVKDALESTLIPENIIAGFKECGIRSFDSLNTH, translated from the exons AACGCCATGAGAAATTACAAAAGGAAAACTGACAAAGGACAGACGTCACCCGAAGTAATGCTGCGAGCCATTAAGGAAGTCAAGTTCAATAAGAAATCAATTCGAAGTATTGCAAGAAAATATCAAGTTTCCCACCGTACTCTGTCGCgttattgtttgaaatttacaaaagaACAATTAACCGAGGATTCAGTAACTTCTTTCAAAATGGGATACTCCAAAAAACAG GTATTTTCGGATGAAATGGAACTAATAtttgtagattatttaaaatcagctTCAGATATCTTCCATGGaatctcaataaaaaagaTTAGAAGGTTGGCGAATGAATATGCAGTGTACATCAAAGCCGTGCGTCCAGAATCTTGGAAAACGTCAGAAATTGCTGGTCCTGATTGGTGGGGAACATTCACCAAGAGGCACCCTGGTTTAATAGCAGTCCTCAATAGAGACGCTCGCAATGAAGTAAAATGTACCCGCTACTAtgacaatttgaataaacataTTGAAGACAACAAGCTAAAACCAGGAAAGATTTGGACTTTGGACGAAACTGGTATACCTTCGAAACAAGGCAATGATGATCAAAAATTACAGCTAGTTACAATGGCCCTGGCTGTTTCCGCACTTGGAGAGTTTACCAAGCCTTGTTTATTTGTACCAAACGAACACATCCTGGAGTTGTATGTCAACAATGGTCCAAGTGATTGTATAGTACATGTTAACCCCAATGGTTGGATGGAGgaacaacatttttatgaatttctaaAGCGGTTGGTGAAGAAAACAGAATGCTCACCAAATAGCAAGGTTTTGCTGCTAATTGAAAATCACGAGTACTACATATCACTTAGAATGCTGGAGTTCATCAAAAGTAACGGTATAATTCTGTTAACGTTTCCttcatttaacaattttcaaccGCTTGATCGGATTATTTTTGGACCGtttctcaaaaaatttaattccttGCATTGCCTCTTGGCTGAAAGTAAAAATAAGGATGTCGAAGGATGTGATCTAGCTTGTATTGTAAAAGATGCCCTAGAATCAACGCTAATACCAGAGAATATAATTGCCGGATTCAAAGAATGTGGAATACGTTCTTTTGACTCATTAAACACACATTAA
- the LOC109594560 gene encoding uncharacterized protein LOC109594560 isoform X2, giving the protein MRNYKRKTDKGQTSPEVMLRAIKEVKFNKKSIRSIARKYQVSHRTLSRYCLKFTKEQLTEDSVTSFKMGYSKKQVFSDEMELIFVDYLKSASDIFHGISIKKIRRLANEYAVYIKAVRPESWKTSEIAGPDWWGTFTKRHPGLIAVLNRDARNEVKCTRYYDNLNKHIEDNKLKPGKIWTLDETGIPSKQGNDDQKLQLVTMALAVSALGEFTKPCLFVPNEHILELYVNNGPSDCIVHVNPNGWMEEQHFYEFLKRLVKKTECSPNSKVLLLIENHEYYISLRMLEFIKSNGIILLTFPSFNNFQPLDRIIFGPFLKKFNSLHCLLAESKNKDVEGCDLACIVKDALESTLIPENIIAGFKECGIRSFDSLNTH; this is encoded by the exons ATGAGAAATTACAAAAGGAAAACTGACAAAGGACAGACGTCACCCGAAGTAATGCTGCGAGCCATTAAGGAAGTCAAGTTCAATAAGAAATCAATTCGAAGTATTGCAAGAAAATATCAAGTTTCCCACCGTACTCTGTCGCgttattgtttgaaatttacaaaagaACAATTAACCGAGGATTCAGTAACTTCTTTCAAAATGGGATACTCCAAAAAACAG GTATTTTCGGATGAAATGGAACTAATAtttgtagattatttaaaatcagctTCAGATATCTTCCATGGaatctcaataaaaaagaTTAGAAGGTTGGCGAATGAATATGCAGTGTACATCAAAGCCGTGCGTCCAGAATCTTGGAAAACGTCAGAAATTGCTGGTCCTGATTGGTGGGGAACATTCACCAAGAGGCACCCTGGTTTAATAGCAGTCCTCAATAGAGACGCTCGCAATGAAGTAAAATGTACCCGCTACTAtgacaatttgaataaacataTTGAAGACAACAAGCTAAAACCAGGAAAGATTTGGACTTTGGACGAAACTGGTATACCTTCGAAACAAGGCAATGATGATCAAAAATTACAGCTAGTTACAATGGCCCTGGCTGTTTCCGCACTTGGAGAGTTTACCAAGCCTTGTTTATTTGTACCAAACGAACACATCCTGGAGTTGTATGTCAACAATGGTCCAAGTGATTGTATAGTACATGTTAACCCCAATGGTTGGATGGAGgaacaacatttttatgaatttctaaAGCGGTTGGTGAAGAAAACAGAATGCTCACCAAATAGCAAGGTTTTGCTGCTAATTGAAAATCACGAGTACTACATATCACTTAGAATGCTGGAGTTCATCAAAAGTAACGGTATAATTCTGTTAACGTTTCCttcatttaacaattttcaaccGCTTGATCGGATTATTTTTGGACCGtttctcaaaaaatttaattccttGCATTGCCTCTTGGCTGAAAGTAAAAATAAGGATGTCGAAGGATGTGATCTAGCTTGTATTGTAAAAGATGCCCTAGAATCAACGCTAATACCAGAGAATATAATTGCCGGATTCAAAGAATGTGGAATACGTTCTTTTGACTCATTAAACACACATTAA